A single genomic interval of Deltaproteobacteria bacterium harbors:
- the truB gene encoding tRNA pseudouridine(55) synthase TruB, with the protein MTHELCGVVVVDKPSGPTSFDVVRRVKGLFKAKRCGHTGTLDPTATGVLPICIGDATKIASFVSDGEKEYDAVVRFGATTDTQDSAGRTLETKPLEGLTEDRVRAALEGFVGLIEQTPPMYSARKVDGKRLYELARAGEEVEREARQVYIAEATLLWFRPPDAGIFVRCSKGTYLRTLAHDLGQRVGCGAHLRALKRMRVGPFGLEDSVGLDTLMTTAKEAREELARFVHPVSRALTDLAELQLDPQLARRVAHGHAPGPADLSRLRAPPYPRGRKVRLMDPQARVLAVAESDGVGTLKLLRVLLSGSHDLVEKDY; encoded by the coding sequence ATGACGCATGAGCTCTGCGGCGTAGTCGTCGTCGACAAACCGAGCGGACCCACCAGCTTCGACGTGGTCCGCCGGGTGAAAGGCCTCTTCAAGGCAAAGCGCTGCGGGCACACGGGGACGCTCGATCCGACGGCTACCGGGGTCTTGCCCATCTGCATCGGGGACGCGACGAAGATCGCCAGCTTCGTCAGCGACGGGGAAAAAGAGTACGACGCCGTCGTCCGCTTCGGGGCGACCACCGACACCCAGGACAGCGCCGGACGGACGCTGGAGACGAAGCCGCTCGAGGGCCTGACCGAAGACCGCGTCCGGGCAGCGCTGGAAGGATTCGTCGGGCTGATCGAGCAGACGCCGCCGATGTATTCGGCGCGCAAGGTGGACGGAAAGCGACTCTACGAGCTGGCGCGCGCGGGCGAGGAGGTGGAGCGCGAGGCGCGGCAGGTCTACATCGCGGAGGCGACGCTTTTGTGGTTCAGGCCGCCCGACGCGGGAATCTTCGTCCGCTGCTCGAAGGGTACGTACTTGCGAACGCTGGCGCACGATCTGGGGCAGAGGGTCGGCTGCGGCGCGCACCTGCGCGCGCTGAAACGGATGCGCGTGGGGCCCTTCGGACTCGAGGACTCGGTCGGGCTGGACACCCTGATGACCACGGCGAAAGAAGCGCGGGAAGAGCTCGCGCGATTCGTGCATCCCGTCTCCCGTGCCCTCACCGACCTCGCCGAGCTGCAGCTCGATCCCCAACTCGCGCGCCGCGTGGCGCACGGGCACGCGCCGGGACCGGCGGACCTGTCGCGATTGCGCGCGCCGCCGTATCCGCGGGGTCGCAAGGTCCGGCTGATGGACCCGCAGGCCCGCGTCCTCGCCGTCGCCGAGAGCGACGGCGTCGGGACGCTGAAGCTGCTGCGCGTCCTCCTCTCCGGCAGCCACGATCTGGTCGAGAAGGATTACTGA
- a CDS encoding bifunctional oligoribonuclease/PAP phosphatase NrnA gives MKAINRGVANARDWKPEENLPLAVDALRAARTVLITMHRGPDGDALGSALALASALRDLGREVTVYNPDDLPYNFRFLRGAAEVAKSLPAGAAFDVTVAADAGAFDRLGPDVPRADRRGVLLNLDHHITTEPFGDVNYVDPHAASVGILAYKIIRALGGPFSKDTAECVYASILADTGCFRYSSTDPECLRIAAELVEAGVEPWEMTVRVYEQQPLARMRLLAEVLSTLEVHGKLATITITNAMVAKTGSETDLTDGFINFARSVDGVEVAASFREPQDEGPWRVSFRSRGRVNVAAIAQKFGGGGHHNAAGCSIEGDEAKVRARIADEVEEALKNDA, from the coding sequence GTGAAGGCGATCAACCGCGGCGTCGCGAACGCGCGCGACTGGAAGCCCGAGGAGAACCTGCCGCTGGCAGTCGACGCGCTGCGGGCCGCGCGCACGGTCCTGATCACCATGCACCGCGGTCCCGACGGCGACGCGCTCGGATCTGCCCTGGCGCTGGCTTCCGCGCTGCGGGATCTCGGCCGCGAAGTGACCGTCTACAATCCCGACGATCTCCCGTACAACTTCCGCTTCCTGCGCGGAGCGGCCGAGGTGGCGAAGTCGTTGCCCGCGGGCGCCGCCTTCGACGTCACGGTGGCGGCCGACGCGGGCGCCTTCGACCGGCTGGGGCCGGACGTGCCTCGAGCGGATCGCCGCGGCGTCCTCCTCAACCTGGACCACCACATCACCACGGAGCCGTTCGGCGACGTGAACTACGTCGACCCGCACGCCGCTTCGGTGGGCATCCTCGCGTACAAGATCATCCGCGCGCTGGGCGGGCCGTTTTCCAAGGACACCGCGGAATGCGTCTATGCCAGCATCCTTGCCGACACGGGATGTTTCCGGTACTCGAGCACCGATCCCGAGTGCCTGCGGATCGCCGCAGAGCTGGTCGAGGCAGGGGTCGAACCGTGGGAGATGACGGTGCGCGTGTACGAGCAGCAGCCCCTCGCGCGCATGCGCCTGCTCGCCGAGGTCCTCTCCACGCTCGAGGTCCACGGCAAGCTCGCCACCATCACCATCACCAACGCCATGGTGGCGAAGACCGGCAGCGAGACGGATCTGACCGACGGTTTCATCAACTTCGCCCGCAGCGTGGACGGCGTCGAGGTCGCGGCCAGCTTCCGCGAGCCGCAGGATGAGGGTCCCTGGAGGGTCAGCTTCCGCTCGCGCGGCCGGGTGAACGTCGCCGCGATCGCCCAGAAGTTCGGCGGCGGCGGTCATCACAACGCAGCGGGTTGCAGCATCGAGGGAGACGAGGCGAAGGTGCGCGCGCGGATCGCGGACGAGGTCGAGGAAGCACTGAAGAATGACGCATGA
- the rbfA gene encoding 30S ribosome-binding factor RbfA: MTTHNRPERVAHMVQQLLAERFARGMRDPRIGLVTITGVKMSPDLREARVYWTVHGDLEQRKHTAKGLEKARGFLRREIGVELKLRVTPELRFTYDEAIDRGERIDQLLRQVHDEERTQHPEPFVPERDE; the protein is encoded by the coding sequence ATGACCACGCACAACCGCCCGGAGCGCGTGGCCCACATGGTCCAGCAGCTGCTCGCCGAGCGGTTCGCGCGCGGCATGCGCGACCCCCGCATCGGCCTGGTGACGATCACCGGAGTGAAGATGTCGCCGGACCTGCGGGAAGCCCGGGTGTACTGGACGGTGCACGGCGACCTCGAACAGCGCAAGCACACGGCAAAGGGCCTGGAGAAGGCGCGCGGTTTCCTCCGCCGCGAGATCGGCGTCGAGCTCAAGCTGCGCGTGACCCCCGAACTGCGCTTCACCTACGACGAGGCCATCGATCGAGGTGAGCGCATCGACCAGCTCCTCCGGCAGGTGCACGACGAGGAGCGGACGCAGCATCCGGAGCCGTTCGTTCCGGAGCGCGACGAGTGA
- a CDS encoding DUF503 domain-containing protein, producing the protein MVVGILRLTLHVQGASSLKDKRQVVRKVVDRLRSRFNVAAAEVAENDIWQRAVIGIAAVSNDRSFVNEVLDKCARDAGNIAEILNREMEIETYSEMKSDWSGKPDFDAHDLSRLPPEQDEEELPEQREPGWLKEEDLE; encoded by the coding sequence ATGGTCGTCGGGATCCTCAGGCTTACGCTCCACGTCCAGGGCGCTTCCTCGCTGAAGGACAAGCGGCAGGTGGTCCGCAAGGTGGTGGATCGCCTGCGCTCCCGCTTCAACGTCGCCGCGGCCGAGGTCGCGGAGAACGACATCTGGCAGCGCGCGGTGATCGGCATCGCGGCGGTGTCCAACGATCGCAGCTTCGTCAACGAAGTGCTGGACAAGTGCGCGCGCGACGCCGGGAACATCGCGGAGATCCTTAATCGGGAAATGGAGATCGAGACCTACTCGGAGATGAAGAGCGACTGGTCGGGAAAGCCGGACTTCGACGCGCACGATCTCTCGCGCCTGCCTCCGGAGCAGGACGAGGAGGAGCTGCCGGAGCAGCGGGAGCCGGGCTGGCTGAAGGAGGAGGATCTGGAATGA